GGGGAGGCGAATTGGAGAAGatgaattgaaaatgaaaaaaatctgttaaatatatcttttatattagaattttggAACGGACATGGCTGTTTCCAAAACCGtcccaaaataaattattatttatataagcCGTTCCAAAAGGAGTTTCAATATTTCTACagattaattttcataaatcaaaACGACATCGTATTGGTTAGTGGTTCataaaatcgttccaaatgaaaatttcaaaataaagaattatttttaaagatatatataaaaattaataaaaatccgTAATGGACAATTTTAATGCTGAAGATAAGTATCCATTGTGTGGAATACtagaattaaaatacataaaatgagattgatatatgttcacaatatgaaataaatttatgtatttataattgttagtatcgcattgatgtaactataattttatattattgtactGTATGGTTTAATTGGACCGTTAAAATTTAGATCAAAGCGttaaatatgatcaaactgacaaaaaaatacatatgattatattttgcaCTAATTGGgtatacggatgtcgagatattatatttggatCATAAGAATAGTCTTTCAATCTGGTGCGCCATTGAATTAggtcatttaattttaaatcagaCCAACATATGTGATCAAATAGACAGAGTATTATATGCATTTAAGTTCGGCATGAATTCGACcattataacatattttttaaatttttggccGTTTCAAATATTAGtttctatattttagaaaaaataaagaattattcacaaagtattataaattaaatatttctcaaaacaTTAGATAATTGGAACGGCTTGTGGACCGTTCAAGTGTATTACATTTAACggctttatatttaatttatggaACTTTTTTTTCAGTGGCCATTACAACGCCAACACAGCCCTTCCAAAACTAATTTGTAAcggtaaaaattttatactagTGTTTGTAACGACCATGacgaattatatatttagaacgGTCGTTGGACCAGATTTTAGAACAGTGAGCTTTCACAAAAAGAGAAGCctttccaaattttaataacaattcCAAAAGTCGTTCCAATTTGTACCGgtcaaatttttgtaatggctttaCGAATACGGCTATTTAGGAATGGCCTTTGTAACTATTTTGCCGTTCcgatttttgaaaaaaaacataatgtcagcaattatttttcattttaaagttattaCAAAGACCGTTTCAAAAGAGCAGTTacaaatctcaatttttttgtagttctCGTCCCCCACCCCACCCTTCCCGCCCTAGCTCGCCATAGAAGGGGGCAATGCCGCCCCTAGCAGAGGAGGCGGACGGCGCGTCACCCCCTAGCACCACTAGTCTACTCTACTCTGGTAGCCCAAAGTAAAGGCGAGTCGCTCAGTAACGCCCAGTTGTGCACAACCATCGCCAATTGTGGGTGTTGTCTCCCAGTGGCACGTAGCCCCCCTCTACTGGGAGGTGGATCGAGGAGGGGAGTGTGGTGGCAGGAGAGGGGGGTTGGAGGGGTAGGggatttttttagtttatattaattatataataattttatttttataattatatatatatttatataaaattaagtcaTGTTGGAATCCAAAATGCCACGTAGACACACATTCTTTCATTCAAATACAGCTCTTACGTAAAAGTCAAATTTGAGATTTTCAGAagagaatttgaattttttaaattgaaaatatcttTGAGATCTTATTTTAGGGTTTACCGATATTTCAAACCTCGTTACTTCTTTTAATTAGGGTTCGtttgatttaaataagaaaGGGAAGGGGAGTGAAAAGACGAGGGGAAGAATACTGAGTTTccttcaaattatttcatacGATAGAAAATggactaaattttaaattcttatgcTTATTTGGTACGAGAAAAtagattgagaaaaaaaattaactttttataattttacatattatccctttttcattattttatatatagaaaaaagaaggtaatattatactaaataattttagcatataagaaattgaaaatcttATTAGTAAagatattagttaaaaaaaaaatgttttttgttaataaaaatatttatcaaaataaatatcttgtatttattctaaattacttagattaaaaaaaataaaatactaacaatGATCCAGAACGTAGTagctttttttataatctaattatCTCTTCTGAAAAATGATTAGCGGGgaggaaaattttatatatcaatgatagagtaaataaaaataaaaatgtatttttttgtctttttggcTTTATACGTTTACTTTTCCTACCAACTTTAAATGGAAACAGAATTGAATTTCGAAGGGATTTCATATGCATCCAATTTTACTTCCCCACCAACAATTCTCGTTAATCAAATACCAAACTTTTTCttatacattcattttttttatacaccAACTTTTCGCCCCAACTAGacaaacttttaaatttgactTACTTCACGCCTaacatagttaaaaaaaaatcatcaactCGCTCCTTCCTCCCTCCctccccccaaaaaaaatcgaataaaCTTTCGTATTTTGTCCATAAAAATACCTTTTGTAGGATTTAAATGTAGGAGCGTAACATAATAATTcgatacatatataaaaagagaTACGACGTAGTTGTTTTCTAATACaggatttaatataatttctcttaATGTGATTTAAATGAACAAACTACAccctcataaaaaaaataatagcaatttaccttcctgtctaaggagataaatttcttcatttttaaaaatgcaagGGATTGAATTGCTGCATTTCAGAAATATAGGAAAGgtcaattgcaattttttttttatatgagaataatttgttcatttgtaatatcataaataactgcttgtattttttcctaatatatatttacggGCAAAttgttcatttgttttttagaTGTATTTCAGGTCGATAAATACTAAACACTATATGAAAATCGTAAAGCCATTGAAATTCGAGtactatttttgtaatattggaattatttttccaTGTAATTCTTGCTGCgactaaattatattatagtataattaaatttggactATACATTATAGATCtctgaattaaaatttgatacatATATGATAGTAccatatgttaaataaattttaactcaatTGTTATTGAATAAAGTATGTTGGAAGTTGTTGCAGATGAAGATGAGGGTCACGCCTTTAACTCTTCCTCTCATAAGCGTGTTCGTTAGTAGCTTTTCAGTTAGTGTGAATACGTTTTACATATGGCTGGCCACAATACATGCGATTCCAGTTAGCTAGAGTGAGTTGGTTGGTtggaaaatttacaaaatattcacTGTATAACaccaagaatttatatataacttagTGGAACTATCATATAAGcgtttggataaattacaataacctCCCACgagatttgatatatttaCGAATATCTCcttgttatttaaaaacttataaatacccactgatatttaatgaaattttataatctttaaatggaggtatgaaattgtcaactatATCCTTACTGTATATttccttttattaaaaaaattaaaatctgtaaaaaaattagatggggaaaaagattaaatattaaaattatccacttagttaatctaaaaaaatttgataataaataaaattataattgttagtTCATAAAAGCATTTTGATTAGTTTACcgtaaaaaatggatgaaaatctactgaaaattaaaggaattggctaattgttagacgatccTTAAAATCAAGaaggtattgataattttacaaataacaaGAAtgtattcataaattataccaaacacCAAATGAAACGAAAAGAGTGTAGGAGAATTAGAGAagtttataagaaaaaaaaaaaattcaaagctacaatttatttctatttccattaaaaaaagaaaagaaaagaaagcttttttctataatttcaaTTCAGGATCTACAGATTCAATTTTGCAAAAGACATAACACAGGTAGTAGACGACGATGAATCCATTCCAAGTAGATAACTCAAAACTTCCTCAATAAACTACACAAAACACAATCCAACCGCAAATTATTCAAAGGACTCGTCACATTTTCTCCCTAAATCTCACTTTCTATGTACTATGGATGAGGCCCTGAGCCAGTCACAATAATCAAAAAGGGCTGGCTGCTGCTAAAGATTCAGCCGAAAATAGTAAATCACATTTGAAGAGAGAAAGCCATCCAACCAagctaacaaaaaatttgagatgTACGCCAAAACGATTATTGCAATAGATGATCAAGTTCTGAAATATATGCATAGCAAATTTTCAGCATGCTAAGCCTTGTTATGCCTCGGTACTCTTGAATCTGCAGCAGATCTCCACCCGACATAGGAGATTGCCAAGGAGCACCAAAAATATGCCACAACCAAAAGGTAGAACAACTAGCAAACAAGATAGATACTAATTTCATGCTTAGATGAAGTTTCGGATGTCTAATGACTTCACGTCAGGCATTTCTTCATCCTTGAACTCTTCCCTGCAGAAGTTGGAGGGAGAAAAGAgttcaattttctttgaaaCAGACCATTCATGAAGTGGAATGTGCCTACACATGGGTCGAAGCAAGAGAGTCGAAATGTTGAACGCATACCGTTTCTTCTGAGTTTCCATTGCTTCAAGAGCATCCTTCTTCAGCTCCTCCAGTTGGGCTTTTGCAATTTTAAGTTCCAACTGTTCCTCGTACTCGGGCAGATCTTCTCTACGAATGCCAAGCCTACATCACCGCGAGTAATAAGCAAAATCCAGTAGGAAACGCAATGCTATCTTGCTTACTAGATGATGaagttgtatatataagaGCTTGTGCTCAATAAGAGAATGTACCAAATGCTAAAACCAATATATTTCACAACCATCATCACTCATCTACTATTAGAGATGAGCATTTAGAATGCCACACGTGTGTTAATTTTGCATCCTGGAGCTTACCTTTGGTTGATCTTATCAAACTCAGCCATAAGGAGGGACATTCCCTCTTCATTATTTCTCATGAGTGGCTTCTTTAATTCGTTTTCAACTTTATCCAGTGCATCCATCATCATAGCCTCTGCACCCAATTCATCGACAAGGCCCCTCCTGCAAAAAGGAATGATGAGGACGAATGAGAAGCTGAGTGTATCTCAGCCTGTTCAGGCACATTTATATTCTCATAAATGCACTCAAGAGCAGCAATAAACCTATCATATTGGCGTTGAATGGTAATTCCAAACGAATGGCAGATTAGGTGAAGTATGCAATACCCTTATGGTCAAGGTTATCATATATGATGCTTCATCTTATGAAATAAGAATTAACACATtatgcaatatatatttacaagtTCATTGAGAGAGGAGAAACGTGATATTTGACTGAAGAATCGCCCCCAGCATAGAAGAAAACCAAAAGCCTAGTggaaatatataaacaaggTCTTCATGTGATAACATACTTCATCCTTATGTCCTTCAAGGCAAGTAAATAGGATCGAGCATCAGCAATATCTTGTGTTCGTGTTTCAATGGTATATTTGATCCTCTGTGACTCAGAGAAAAGATCAGCCCTGCATGTATAAACCACACAAACGGAAAACAGGAAAACAGATGATAAGGGAGTAAATCATAATGAATGCTCAAAAGCATGTCGCCACTTTACATAATTGACAAGGGGCCAAAAAGCATGGAAGTTTATGAACACCAAGAGAAAAGTCAACATgtgatgagaaaaaaatataggtacTCAAAATTCCATTAAATTAGCAAGGATATAAGCAGTAACAACTAAATGCTGTACATAAATTAGGTCATAGTGATAGGTGAGAGAAACATTACATGTAAAAGGAGAGGTCAATTTGCATTGAAACAATGTATTACTGAACAAT
The window above is part of the Sesamum indicum cultivar Zhongzhi No. 13 linkage group LG2, S_indicum_v1.0, whole genome shotgun sequence genome. Proteins encoded here:
- the LOC105178866 gene encoding probable ATP synthase 24 kDa subunit, mitochondrial translates to MAFATRFLSRSTRQAYAGQNVLRSEYGDQCRSFAKGAGPAPTALKGDEMLKGIFLEVKKKFETALGILRQEKIMIDPHDPAAVAQYAKVMKTIREKADLFSESQRIKYTIETRTQDIADARSYLLALKDIRMKRGLVDELGAEAMMMDALDKVENELKKPLMRNNEEGMSLLMAEFDKINQRLGIRREDLPEYEEQLELKIAKAQLEELKKDALEAMETQKKREEFKDEEMPDVKSLDIRNFI